In the Campylobacter concisus genome, one interval contains:
- a CDS encoding aspartate-semialdehyde dehydrogenase yields the protein MRKFNVAVVGATGAVGEELFRVMKEVDFPVGELLPLASAKSAGSEIEFNGKYYKVKELTEKVFSEHEIDIAFFSAGGSVSEKFAKFAADSGAVVIDNTSHFRMDKDIPLVVPECNPSDIALWKNRGIIANPNCSTIQMVQILKPLNDAFGINRVDVSTYQAASGAGKEGMEELVIQMQKFFEFKLDECEPKVFAHRLALNVIPHIDVFLDNDYTKEEMKMVNETQKILHKDIEVSATCVRVPVLRSHSEAITIHFDKNVSADAAREILSKAPSIVVVDNPANKEYPMPIISSDTNETYVGRIRVDNYRPNVLHLWCSADQIRVGAATNAVRIAQKWIAMQE from the coding sequence ATGAGAAAATTTAACGTAGCGGTCGTTGGTGCTACTGGAGCGGTCGGCGAAGAGCTTTTTAGAGTTATGAAGGAGGTTGATTTCCCAGTTGGAGAGCTTTTGCCGCTTGCTAGTGCAAAAAGTGCTGGTAGCGAGATCGAATTTAATGGCAAATATTACAAAGTAAAAGAGCTAACCGAAAAGGTTTTTAGCGAGCATGAGATAGATATTGCTTTTTTTAGTGCGGGCGGTTCAGTCTCAGAGAAATTTGCCAAATTTGCAGCTGATAGCGGTGCTGTCGTAATAGATAATACAAGCCATTTTAGGATGGATAAAGATATTCCACTAGTCGTACCTGAGTGCAACCCAAGCGATATCGCACTATGGAAAAATCGCGGTATCATCGCAAATCCAAACTGCTCAACCATTCAAATGGTGCAAATTTTAAAGCCATTAAATGATGCTTTTGGCATCAACAGAGTCGACGTTTCTACATACCAAGCGGCAAGTGGTGCTGGCAAAGAGGGCATGGAAGAGCTTGTCATTCAGATGCAAAAATTCTTTGAGTTTAAACTCGATGAGTGCGAGCCAAAGGTATTTGCACACCGCCTAGCACTAAACGTGATCCCGCATATTGACGTATTTTTGGACAATGACTATACAAAAGAAGAGATGAAAATGGTCAATGAAACACAAAAAATTCTTCACAAAGATATCGAAGTGAGCGCAACATGCGTACGTGTGCCAGTGCTTAGAAGTCACTCTGAGGCGATCACTATTCATTTTGATAAAAATGTGAGTGCAGATGCAGCAAGAGAAATTTTGAGTAAAGCTCCAAGTATCGTAGTAGTCGATAATCCAGCAAATAAAGAGTATCCGATGCCTATCATCTCAAGCGACACAAATGAGACTTATGTTGGTAGGATAAGGGTCGATAACTACAGACCTAATGTGCTTCACCTTTGGTGTAGTGCCGATCAGATCCGCGTAGGGGCTGCTACAAATGCTGTCAGGATCGCGCAAAAGTGGATCGCGATGCAAGAGTAA
- a CDS encoding YqhA family protein: MRKIFEKILLASNSFTLFPVVFGLLGAIVLFIIASYDVGKVLLEVYKYFFAADFHVENFHSEVVGEIVGAIDLYLMALVLYIFSFGIYELFISEITQLKQSKQSKVLEVHSLDELKDKLGKVIVMVLIVNFFQRVLHAKFTTPLEMAYLAASILALCLGLYFLHKGDH; the protein is encoded by the coding sequence TTGCGTAAGATATTTGAAAAAATTTTGCTTGCAAGCAACAGCTTTACACTTTTTCCAGTAGTTTTTGGACTTTTAGGTGCGATCGTACTTTTTATCATCGCAAGTTACGACGTCGGCAAGGTACTTTTAGAGGTTTATAAATATTTCTTTGCCGCAGATTTTCACGTTGAAAATTTCCACTCAGAAGTCGTTGGCGAGATTGTTGGAGCGATCGATCTATACTTGATGGCGCTTGTTCTTTATATATTTAGCTTCGGAATTTACGAGCTTTTCATCTCGGAGATCACACAGTTAAAGCAGTCAAAGCAGAGCAAGGTGCTTGAAGTGCATTCACTTGATGAGCTAAAAGACAAGCTTGGCAAAGTGATCGTCATGGTTTTAATCGTAAATTTCTTCCAAAGAGTGCTTCATGCAAAATTTACAACACCGCTTGAGATGGCATATCTTGCGGCTTCTATCCTAGCACTTTGCCTTGGACTTTACTTCCTCCACAAGGGAGATCACTAA